The Vicia villosa cultivar HV-30 ecotype Madison, WI linkage group LG1, Vvil1.0, whole genome shotgun sequence genome includes a region encoding these proteins:
- the LOC131621817 gene encoding uncharacterized protein LOC131621817 isoform X1, with product MVEFSMSNARYSYVHDQKYPSQDVDIHHIVLRRSSAKHLFVYASALLVLACGIYLYVFEEKSINLVYYSLLFDILLVKLLLRKPVNKGEHLTNRVCDTLKESVVIMPAFGVQLETHYVSGKVIRCFVPIDKILKPVLLECVTPVTCYWTLSLIVREESEMVLVFKKLQPPVKMLVHVWKALCAATDNKEETCIHTSE from the exons ATGGTTGAATTTTCAATGAGTAATGCTAGATATAGTTATGTGCATGATCAGAAATATCCTTCTCAAGATGTTGACATACACCATATAGTTCTGAGGAGAAGTAGTGCAAAACATCTTTTTGTGTATGCCTCAGCACTTCTTGTATTAGCATGTGGAATCTATCTGTATGTTTTTGAG GAAAAATCGATTAATCTTGTGTATTACAGCTTGCTTTTTGACATTCTTCTTGTCAAGTTGTTACTTCGGAAGCCTGTTAATAAAGGTGAGCACCTGACTAACAGGGTTTGTGACACTCTGAAAG AGTCTGTTGTGATTATGCCAGCTTTTGGTGTACAGCTTGAGACTCACTATGTGAG TGGAAAAGTCATCCGATGCTTTGTTCCCATTGACAAGATTCTAAAACCTGTCTTATTAGAATGTGTGACTCCAGTGACTTGCTACTGGACTCTATCCTTGATTGTTCGCGAGGAATCAGAAATGGTGTTAGTTTTCAAG AAATTGCAACCGCCTGTCAAAATGCTGGTCCATGTCTGGAAGGCTTTGTGTGCTGCAACAGATAATAAAGAAGAGACTTGTATACATACAAGTGAGTGA
- the LOC131621817 gene encoding uncharacterized protein LOC131621817 isoform X2, with protein MVEFSMSNARYSYVHDQKYPSQDVDIHHIVLRRSSAKHLFVYASALLVLACGIYLYVFEEKSINLVYYSLLFDILLVKLLLRKPVNKESVVIMPAFGVQLETHYVSGKVIRCFVPIDKILKPVLLECVTPVTCYWTLSLIVREESEMVLVFKKLQPPVKMLVHVWKALCAATDNKEETCIHTSE; from the exons ATGGTTGAATTTTCAATGAGTAATGCTAGATATAGTTATGTGCATGATCAGAAATATCCTTCTCAAGATGTTGACATACACCATATAGTTCTGAGGAGAAGTAGTGCAAAACATCTTTTTGTGTATGCCTCAGCACTTCTTGTATTAGCATGTGGAATCTATCTGTATGTTTTTGAG GAAAAATCGATTAATCTTGTGTATTACAGCTTGCTTTTTGACATTCTTCTTGTCAAGTTGTTACTTCGGAAGCCTGTTAATAAAG AGTCTGTTGTGATTATGCCAGCTTTTGGTGTACAGCTTGAGACTCACTATGTGAG TGGAAAAGTCATCCGATGCTTTGTTCCCATTGACAAGATTCTAAAACCTGTCTTATTAGAATGTGTGACTCCAGTGACTTGCTACTGGACTCTATCCTTGATTGTTCGCGAGGAATCAGAAATGGTGTTAGTTTTCAAG AAATTGCAACCGCCTGTCAAAATGCTGGTCCATGTCTGGAAGGCTTTGTGTGCTGCAACAGATAATAAAGAAGAGACTTGTATACATACAAGTGAGTGA
- the LOC131621830 gene encoding uncharacterized protein LOC131621830 encodes MGVVIIDGTTVTNFIADDERFTNSVNEQFSSLDLNNDGVLSRAELRTAFESMRLIEAHFGIDVSTPPEQLTRLYDSVFDSFDGDGSGTVDRDEFKAEMKKIMLAIADGLGSSPIQMVLEDDSQSLLQKAADLEASKYAAV; translated from the coding sequence ATGGGTGTAGTGATAATAGACGGCACCACCGTAACAAACTTCATAGCCGACGACGAGCGTTTCACCAACAGCGTCAACGAACAGTTTTCATCTCTCGATCTCAACAACGACGGCGTTCTATCACGCGCAGAGCTTCGCACGGCCTTCGAATCGATGAGACTGATCGAGGCACACTTCGGCATCGACGTATCCACCCCGCCGGAGCAACTCACGCGCCTTTACGACTCCGTGTTCGACAGTTTTGACGGTGATGGAAGTGGCACTGTAGATCGTGACGAGTTTAAAGCCGAGATGAAGAAGATCATGCTCGCGATCGCTGATGGATTGGGATCTTCTCCGATTCAGATGGTTCTGGAAGATGATTCGCAGAGTCTTCTTCAGAAAGCTGCGGATCTTGAAGCTTCTAAGTACGCTGCCGTTTGA